A region of the Yarrowia lipolytica chromosome 1C, complete sequence genome:
TTGTCACATATTGTCGCCGATATTTGGACCGAGATGACTGTTGTTTACATATGCAGAATCTCTCTCTTGGATTTTTTCAGCTTCTTAAGTATACTTTGTTGGGTATTTCTGCTTCTCAAATATATTTGTTGGTTATTAAATAGGTCAAACTGAGTAGAGTTTAAAGAACAAGAATTAAATCCGGGATAAATCAACAAAATATCTAGGAATTGTACatgtgtactgtacttgaaaaTTTGGACGCGTTCCAAGAATATTTCAAAGAGACGCATGGGAATATCTGCCCATTGAGTTATTGCTACCGGTTCTTGTTTCTCATGGTGAAGTTGCCTCCGCGACTAGCTTCTGaagcagtatgtacatattgtagTTAGCGTCGAGCTAGCTACCAGGGAGACAGTTGTTTAGTGACGGTACAGTGCACTGTGGAACACGGTTCTATGGTTTCACAAGCTTTCATGAATTGTCGTATACATTATATGATACTATATAATTGAGCTGTTTCCTCTCATATAGAACCGTGCAGCTCTTTCACCCAAATCAGCTTCAACTATTTGTTAAAGTACAATCTTAAGTAATACTCCCCATTCTGTTGATTTCAATCTACAtgcggaaaaaaaaaaggtcTAATTGCCCCCATTTAACCCTCTTATAGTCCCTTCCACTCAACACACACCaaatacacacacatgGTTGTGATCCCTACGGTCTCCTCTTTCAATGGTACGGTCTCTAGCGGCATTCTACTTTCTTTCCGTGGGTATTGTGAAGTCCTGGCCCACTGAACCGTGCATACTGTAGTGCCGTTATGCATAACCACCATACATAGAGTGAACAACAGCAGGAGGGGGTCTTGCGGCAGCGTCTTAgcctctctctctctctctctctcacacacacaccgATATCATGTCTAcaatcaccaccactgCCACCATTTCCGCCATAGCACCACCTGAATTCATCGCCCGCCCCGGAGGGAAACTCGACTATGTGACCTTTACTATCCCCCATTCGCATCACCCCAATCTCCTCAGCCAAATCTGCTCCGCTGTCAACTACGAAATTCTGTCTGGAGAGCCGCGGCTGTGCAGAGACGTGCGTGCCCAGGTGGTTCGAACTCCACAGGGTGAATACATCACCGTTTCGAATCTCCACGATAACCACAAAAGGTACTTTGATGCTCTCTTCACCACCGATGATAGCGGCAAGGTCGCCCCCAACGACTTCTTCgaggtgctgctggtggaAACAGAGCGGGGAATGGCTGCTCTCGCCCAACAACTCACACAAAACCGTCTCGTGACCGTCTACCGGTCTTCTGATTGGTTGCATGTCTAGTTGTAACGGAGTTGAGCGGGCCGTCACagggcagcagcagaaagGAACAAAGAGAGAGGACTAAGTTATGTGGGGAAGTGCGTTTAAGGTTCCGGGTCATAACTCTGACAAAGAGAGTTTGGAAATTAATTTGAAGCCAAACATATAAATTGCGATATTCATTAAAATCGTTTAAATCGTTGAAATCGTTGAAATCGTTGAAACCGTTATATCATTAAAATCGTTAAAATAATCGTTAAAATAAAATCGCTAAAATCGTGAAAAATCGCCAAAAACTAATAAACATCTTCAAAAGCAACGTATATGTACAATCGGACAGAGCAGAGTCAATCACACTTTTCAGAATCTTCGTGTTGGCCTTGAACGGGCTAATAGAATACTTGTAAGACAGAAATCCAGTTTAGAATGACTGTTTCATGCTTGCTTAATACGTTGATATTCCTATCTCCAGTCTGCTTCGTCCCTTACTGTAACTCTTGTCATGGCCACTCATTGACGTTACTGTAATCCTGCTGACCACATGAGCACACATTGTTAGATGCCTACAAACCATTACCACATCATATTATTCATTTATCATTCGTGCATAGCTTTTGATATCTCAAGAAGTCTCATTCGCAGTCCGTCGTCTTTagtcctacaagtagagtaGAGTAGAGTAGAGCGTTATCACTCAACTAGCTTAGAAGGTAACACGACAGCGACCATTGAACTATCGCCACTCAGCTCGTCTCCTGTGTCTCCTGCGCACTTACTgcttcagcttcttgtcgacaatcttctcaatcaACGCCTCCAGGCCTCCaagcttcttctccaccgccCCATCGatctgcttctccagcagctttcCCATAAAGTCCACCTCCACGTTGACGAAATCTCccacctccttcttagCCAGAACTACCTTCTCTTGAGTGTAAGCCACCATCATGATCGAGAAGGTGTCCTCGGTAACTGCAGTCACAGTCAGAGAGGTGCCATCCACAGCGATAAAgcccttctccacaatATAAGTCATGAGTGACTGgtccttgggcttgaagGTGAAGGCGATGGAGTTTCCGTCGGGCTTCTTCACCACAATCTCGGCTGTACCATCCACATGGCCCTGAACAAAGTGGCCTCCGAATCGCACATGCCCAGAAATGGCTCTCTCAAGGTTGACAGGCGAGTCCGATTTGAGCTGGCCCAGGTTGGTTCGTCGCAGGGTTTCAGGGGCAAGACCGGCCTTGAAATAGGTCTTGTCATCATCATATTCCGTCACAGTGAGACACACTCCGTTGACGGCAATGGAGTCTCCCATGTTGACGTCATCTAGGATAGGTCCGACGTTGGAGATAGTCAGAGAGGCGCCGTTGCCGCCCGACTGGGACGAatccagctgcttgaaCTCAGACACGGTTCCAATGTGCTCGACGATTCCAGTGAACATTTTGTGGTGGCGGTTTTTCACGGTGTCGGGTGGTTGAGAAAGATGATCTGAT
Encoded here:
- a CDS encoding uncharacterized protein (Compare to YALI0C01089g, no similarity); this encodes MQPIRRPVDGHETVLCELLGESSHSPLCFHQQHLEEVVGGDLAAIIGGEESIKVPFVVIVEIRNGDVFTLWSSNHLGTHVSAQPRLSRQNFVVDSGADLAEEIGVMRMGDSKGHIVEFPSGAGDEFRWCYGGNGGSGGDCRHDIGVCVRERERERLRRCRKTPSCCCSLYVWWLCITALQYARFSGPGLHNTHGKKVECR
- a CDS encoding uncharacterized protein (Compare to YALI0C01111g, similar to Saccharomyces cerevisiae RIB5 (YBR256C); ancestral locus Anc_7.181, similar to uniprot|P38145 Saccharomyces cerevisiae YBR256C Riboflavin synthase alpha chain (EC 2.5.1.9)), translated to MFTGIVEHIGTVSEFKQLDSSQSGGNGASLTISNVGPILDDVNMGDSIAVNGVCLTVTEYDDDKTYFKAGLAPETLRRTNLGQLKSDSPVNLERAISGHVRFGGHFVQGHVDGTAEIVVKKPDGNSIAFTFKPKDQSLMTYIVEKGFIAVDGTSLTVTAVTEDTFSIMMVAYTQEKVVLAKKEVGDFVNVEVDFMGKLLEKQIDGAVEKKLGGLEALIEKIVDKKLKQ